One genomic region from Penaeus monodon isolate SGIC_2016 chromosome 24, NSTDA_Pmon_1, whole genome shotgun sequence encodes:
- the LOC119588576 gene encoding exosome complex component RRP46-like, with translation MSQHKCELNFLSRSDGSALYSIGNTVALASVNGPGDTKKSNRLYNRSHLDVCYSPCTGQPMIGERALEAVIARTIEQVVLVHLHPRTAINVTIQEMQSDGLALSTSVNAACMALMDAAIQMNNTFAAVTCCITGDDIIKIEPTEAEIKESVAVATFVFEGLGLKVLSAHQEGRLNEETFQSCLSKCQIAAKDVFNFYRQTMEKKYKDDIY, from the exons ATGTCGCAGCACAAATGTGAACTTAATTTTCTCTCTCGGTCAGATGGCTCGGCATTATATTCAATAG GAAACACGGTGGCTCTTGCATCAGTGAATGGGCCTGGAGATACAAAGAAATCCAACCGTCTGTACAACAGATCACACCTAGATGTCTGTTATAGTCCGTGTACAGGTCAACCAA tgaTAGGAGAAAGAGCATTGGAAGCTGTTATTGCAAGGACTATAGAACAAGTTGTTCTTGTTCATTTACACCCAAGAACAGCAATCAATGTTACTATCCAAGAGATGCAGTCAGATGGACTT GCTCTCTCAACAAGTGTGAATGCTGCTTGTATGGCTCTAATGGATGCAGCTATTCAGATGAATAACACCTTTGCTGCAGTCACATGCTGTATTACAGGAGATGACATCATAAAGATTGAACCCACAGAAGCTGAGATTAAG GAGAGTGTAGCAGTTGCCACATTTGTTTTTGAAGGTTTGGGTCTCAAGGTCTTGTCAGCCCATCAGGAAGGTCGTTTGAATGAAGAAACATTCCAGTCCTGCCTTAGTAAGTGTCAGATTGCAGCGAAAGATGTCTTCAATTTCTATAGACAAACCATGGAGAAAAAGTACAAAGATgacatatactaa
- the LOC119588577 gene encoding chlorophyllase-2-like (The sequence of the model RefSeq protein was modified relative to this genomic sequence to represent the inferred CDS: added 9 bases not found in genome assembly), giving the protein MAQVVRIVVTFLAAVVGLVTSQQFASPYQRGPYNTTYVHIGSLLTVGLEENLDVWLPNDPGTYRVFYFIDGFGGVIPGVAYDQVMEHIASHGMAVVVPWQLTAPLNPEDKVPIFASVMDWAEGHLESKLHHKGVNEDVHLDLDNLVVGGHSAGAHVLVEYLKAGCGKFKAQVLMSPVDGVDAAGLIPIFCITPGQTLNYAMPTLHLAAGLDNLGGFSDYACAPDFLSNKRFYDALDPGSPRWSINATVFGHADLLDPYYQGALQVVEFCAYNHNATEEEFEAYRRYVAGQIVSFFKALYGGSDECVAHLAYLEDPDLMIVEATEVHENPGAVCPAPQCSWWPEPETTVAP; this is encoded by the exons GTGGTGAGAATTGTAGTGACATTCTTGGCGGCAGTGGTAGGCTTGGTGACGTCACAGCAGTTCGCATCGCCGTACCAGAGAGGTCCTTACAACACCACCTACGTGCACATAGGCTCCCTCCTCACCGTGGGCCTCGAGGAGAATCTTGATGTATGGCTTCCCAACGACCCAGGGACGTACAGAGTCTTTTATTTCATCGATGGGTTCGGAGGCGTCATTCCAGGAGTGGCCTATGATCAG GTAATGGAGCACATAGCCTCGCACGGGATGGCGGTCGTTGTGCCCTGGCAACTAACAGCCCCCTTGAATCCAGAGGACAAAGTGCCGATCTTCGCTTCTGTGATGGACTGGGCCGAGGGTCATTTGGAGTCAAAATTACACCACAAAGGCGTTAATGAGGATGTGCATCTCGACTTGGACAATCTCGTAG TTGGCGGTCACTCTGCCGGCGCGCACGTACTGGTCGAGTACCTGAAGGCCGGCTGCGGCAAGTTCAAGGCGCAGGTGTTAATGAGCCCTGTGGATGGCGTCGACGCGGCGGGCCTCATCCCCATCTTCTGCATCACGCCAGGCCAGACTCTCAACTACGCCATGCCGACCCTTCACCTTGCTGCTGGCCTGGATAATCTCGGAG GCTTCAGCGACTACGCATGCGCACCAGATTTCCTGAGCAACAAGAGATTCTACGACGCCCTTGATCCGGGTTCTCCTCGCTGGTCCATCAACGCCACCGTCTTCGGCCACGCGGACCTGCTCGACCCGTACTACCAGGGGGCGCTCCAGGTCGTCGAATTCTGTGCCTACAACCACAACGCGACGGAGGAGGAGTTCGAGGCTTATAGGCGATACGTGGCGGGGCAGATTGTGTCCTTCTTCAAGG CCTTGTATGGAGGAAGCGACGAATGCGTGGCTCACCTGGCCTACCTGGAGGACCCGGACCTCATGATCGTCGAGGCTACGGAGGTTCACGAAAACCCAGGAGCCGTCTGCCCCGCCCCGCAGTGCTCCTGGTGGCCGGAGCCCGAAACTACCGTCGCTCCGTAA